The following coding sequences lie in one Hyalangium ruber genomic window:
- a CDS encoding LysR family transcriptional regulator, with product MGRESASTDRIALMQTFVRIVEAGSLSAAAVQLHTTQPTISRRLQALEHFFGVRLLQRSTHEMKLTKDGERCYDRAKALLEGWAAFEADVRGTKDEPEGLLRVVVPHALGQVRLCAPMARYLREHPKVSIEWLLRDEFHDFIGAGVDCAIQVGELRDASLVAWRLSEIPRIVVASPALLGRRKAPEEPSALASLPWLALSTFYRDEVALTHLDGRRQVLPIRPRLATDSLYAMRTAALEGTGACIMSSWLVADDLAEGRLVHLVPDWHAQALPVWLVYPHAHFYPARLRRFIEVVRTWARTADAQAAP from the coding sequence ATGGGACGAGAATCCGCCTCAACCGACCGGATCGCGCTGATGCAGACCTTCGTGCGCATCGTCGAGGCCGGCAGCTTGTCCGCCGCGGCGGTCCAGTTGCACACGACGCAGCCGACGATCAGCCGCCGGCTGCAGGCGTTGGAGCACTTCTTCGGCGTGCGGCTGCTGCAGCGCTCCACCCACGAGATGAAGCTCACCAAGGACGGTGAACGCTGCTACGACCGCGCCAAGGCGTTGCTGGAAGGCTGGGCCGCGTTCGAGGCGGACGTCCGGGGCACGAAGGACGAGCCTGAAGGCCTGCTTCGTGTGGTGGTGCCGCATGCGCTCGGGCAGGTGCGGCTATGCGCGCCGATGGCTCGCTACTTGCGCGAGCATCCGAAGGTTTCGATCGAATGGCTGCTGCGTGACGAGTTTCACGACTTCATCGGGGCGGGTGTCGACTGCGCGATCCAGGTCGGCGAGCTGCGCGATGCCTCGCTGGTGGCCTGGAGGTTGTCGGAGATTCCACGCATCGTCGTGGCCTCGCCTGCATTGCTCGGCCGACGCAAGGCGCCCGAAGAACCTTCGGCATTGGCGAGCCTGCCGTGGCTGGCGCTCAGCACCTTCTACCGCGACGAGGTGGCCCTCACCCACCTGGACGGCCGGCGGCAGGTGCTGCCCATCCGCCCGCGCCTTGCCACCGACAGCCTCTACGCGATGCGCACCGCCGCGCTGGAAGGCACCGGGGCCTGCATCATGTCGTCCTGGCTGGTGGCCGATGACCTTGCCGAAGGCCGCCTGGTGCATCTGGTGCCGGACTGGCATGCGCAGGCGCTGCCCGTGTGGCTGGTGTACCCGCACGCCCACTTCTACCCAGCGCGGCTGCGACGTTTCATCGAGGTGGTGCGGACCTGGGCTCGCACAGCAGACGCTCAGGCAGCGCCGTGA